The Corallococcus caeni genome includes a region encoding these proteins:
- a CDS encoding energy transducer TonB family protein has translation MGTGSSTDWRQRRARKQRAPLRYLVAGILALLAQAAFVGFVLLVSVIQGSLPHEKRPARPTSVAVRPLTSEQWAKNRGTVAQQQTKPRPTEKREPKEEKKPDETKPQGQVVDVAPGNDQQSPDAKYLAEHNNTVEKETRAKDQTAFYRNAMPQRTAPQKQEGAQQEQVQPPRVSGNNGQGADDRPQSQGGKKPVFEMPETRRKQEIAMKTDPRERGPGMAVNNQSESEATQGNAKRLRIQPGEGENSEQEGSTGRTGSPGLATLMPSQAAMDKVVGAAPNDMLQDQEEGDGTFLNTREWKYASFFNRVKQSVGMHWNPNEQLRMRDPTGNIYSGRDRQTLLTITLDERGAVKDIQVEKSSGLDFLDMEAVASFKRAQPFPNPPSGLLSQDATVRFQFGFFLEMGGGPRMRLFRQ, from the coding sequence GTGGGCACGGGTTCCTCGACAGACTGGCGTCAGCGGCGCGCGCGGAAGCAGCGCGCCCCCCTGCGCTATCTGGTGGCGGGCATCCTGGCGCTCCTGGCCCAGGCCGCCTTCGTGGGCTTCGTGCTCCTGGTGTCCGTCATCCAGGGCAGCCTCCCGCATGAGAAGCGCCCCGCGCGGCCCACGTCCGTGGCGGTGAGGCCGCTCACGTCGGAGCAGTGGGCGAAGAACCGGGGGACGGTGGCACAGCAGCAGACGAAGCCCCGCCCCACGGAGAAGCGCGAGCCGAAGGAAGAGAAGAAGCCGGACGAGACGAAGCCCCAGGGCCAGGTGGTGGACGTGGCGCCGGGGAATGATCAGCAGTCCCCGGACGCGAAGTACCTGGCCGAGCACAACAACACGGTGGAGAAGGAGACGCGCGCGAAGGACCAGACGGCCTTCTACCGCAACGCCATGCCCCAGCGGACCGCGCCCCAGAAGCAGGAGGGCGCGCAGCAGGAGCAGGTGCAGCCTCCGCGCGTGTCGGGCAACAACGGCCAGGGCGCGGACGACCGGCCCCAGTCCCAGGGCGGCAAGAAGCCCGTCTTCGAGATGCCGGAGACGCGCCGCAAGCAGGAGATCGCCATGAAGACGGATCCGCGCGAGCGCGGCCCGGGCATGGCGGTGAACAACCAGTCGGAGAGCGAGGCCACGCAGGGCAACGCGAAGCGCCTGCGCATCCAGCCCGGCGAGGGTGAAAACAGCGAGCAGGAGGGCTCCACGGGCCGCACCGGCTCCCCGGGCCTGGCCACGCTGATGCCGTCGCAGGCGGCCATGGACAAGGTGGTGGGCGCGGCGCCCAACGACATGCTCCAGGACCAGGAGGAGGGCGACGGCACCTTCCTCAACACGCGCGAGTGGAAGTACGCCAGCTTCTTCAACCGCGTGAAGCAGAGCGTGGGCATGCACTGGAACCCCAACGAGCAGCTGCGCATGCGCGACCCGACGGGGAACATCTACTCCGGGCGCGACCGCCAGACGCTGCTCACCATCACCCTGGACGAGCGCGGCGCGGTGAAGGACATCCAGGTGGAGAAGAGCAGCGGCCTGGACTTCCTGGACATGGAGGCCGTGGCCTCCTTCAAGCGCGCGCAGCCCTTCCCCAACCCGCCCTCCGGACTCTTGAGCCAGGACGCGACGGTGCGCTTCCAGTTCGGCTTCTTCCTGGAGATGGGCGGGGGCCCCCGGATGCGGCTGTTCCGACAGTAG
- a CDS encoding SpoIID/LytB domain-containing protein encodes MSRSNARRRAFYSLPVIHARAPRTGRENRDARPRGGYGAAAVSKAVLLLTALLLVSCATPAPSPAPGTRGLGEPEVSVPASAAADAGVKAPVPSSGLEDPLTAGLPGPQDLKRLDFRNGEPRLPIKLMEGRDVVTFSPRGRMRLRFGGPGDKMLDAPAGSRWTVRVTQGEPAQWSARVQLGEFRFADKAGLAEAQETWRARGLAVRTHTLGSVYGIAGKVIDNRRYLLLGDEALTPAAAAKQQAELLHRYGLRTTLFEEVRKPASAILELKDENDAVVGLAQDRLDAETPDGSGFDVRQVEYGVGYDFHAFEDRSFRGALQFAVDRSGKLAVVNVVGLEDLLKGLVPSEIFARAHPEALKAQAVTARGEVLAKVGIKHLADPYLLCSEQHCAVYRGRTGEAASTTAAVEATRGQALFSQDGRLVDSVYSAVCGGHTEDNDVVWGGPPDPSLRGRPDLLAPAPDVPGPSNLRAWLATSDVPAACKLSSFAQPTKFRWEKRFTQGQVDALTEKLGVGAVQGLALSERGVSGRARLLTVSGTQGATQVRGELNIRRLFGMLNSSMATVEAERDAEGRLTGWLFRGGGWGHGVGMCQTGAIGRAEAGQGYPEILRFYFNGAEVAPIY; translated from the coding sequence ATGAGCAGGAGCAACGCACGGCGTCGGGCGTTCTATTCACTGCCGGTCATCCACGCCAGGGCGCCCCGGACTGGGAGGGAGAACCGTGACGCTCGGCCCCGCGGCGGCTACGGTGCCGCCGCCGTGTCCAAAGCCGTCCTGCTCCTGACCGCCCTGCTGCTCGTCTCCTGCGCCACGCCGGCGCCCTCCCCTGCCCCTGGCACCCGAGGGCTGGGCGAGCCGGAGGTCTCCGTCCCGGCCAGCGCCGCCGCGGACGCGGGCGTGAAGGCCCCCGTGCCCAGCAGTGGCCTGGAGGATCCGCTCACGGCCGGCCTGCCCGGGCCCCAGGACCTGAAGCGCCTGGACTTCCGCAACGGCGAGCCGCGCCTCCCCATCAAGCTCATGGAGGGGCGCGACGTTGTGACGTTCTCGCCGCGCGGCCGGATGCGCCTTCGCTTCGGGGGCCCGGGCGACAAGATGCTGGACGCGCCCGCGGGCTCGCGCTGGACGGTGCGGGTGACGCAGGGCGAACCCGCGCAGTGGAGCGCGCGGGTGCAGCTGGGCGAGTTCCGCTTCGCGGACAAGGCGGGGCTCGCGGAGGCGCAGGAGACGTGGCGCGCGCGGGGGCTCGCGGTGCGCACGCACACGCTGGGCTCCGTGTACGGCATCGCGGGGAAGGTCATCGACAACCGGCGCTACCTCCTGCTGGGGGACGAGGCGCTGACGCCCGCCGCCGCCGCGAAGCAGCAGGCGGAGCTGCTGCACCGCTACGGCCTGCGCACCACCCTCTTCGAGGAGGTCCGCAAGCCGGCCAGCGCCATCCTGGAGCTGAAGGACGAGAACGACGCCGTGGTGGGCCTGGCGCAGGACCGGCTGGACGCGGAGACGCCGGACGGCAGCGGCTTCGACGTGCGGCAGGTGGAGTACGGCGTGGGCTACGACTTCCACGCCTTCGAGGACCGCAGCTTCCGGGGCGCGCTCCAGTTCGCGGTGGACCGGAGCGGCAAGCTCGCGGTGGTGAACGTGGTGGGCCTGGAGGACCTGCTCAAGGGGCTGGTGCCGTCTGAAATCTTCGCGCGCGCGCACCCGGAGGCGCTCAAGGCGCAGGCCGTCACCGCCCGGGGCGAGGTGCTGGCGAAGGTGGGCATCAAGCACCTGGCGGATCCGTACCTGCTGTGCTCGGAGCAGCACTGCGCGGTGTACCGGGGCCGCACCGGAGAGGCGGCCAGCACCACCGCCGCGGTGGAGGCCACCCGGGGCCAGGCTCTCTTCAGCCAGGACGGGCGGCTGGTGGACTCCGTCTACAGCGCCGTGTGCGGCGGCCACACCGAGGACAACGACGTGGTGTGGGGCGGCCCGCCGGACCCCAGCCTGCGCGGCCGTCCGGACCTGCTGGCGCCCGCGCCGGACGTGCCCGGGCCGTCGAACCTCAGGGCGTGGCTGGCGACGTCGGACGTGCCCGCCGCGTGCAAGCTGTCCAGCTTCGCGCAGCCGACGAAGTTCCGGTGGGAGAAGCGCTTCACGCAAGGGCAGGTGGACGCGCTCACGGAGAAGCTGGGCGTGGGGGCGGTCCAGGGGCTCGCCCTGTCCGAGCGCGGGGTTTCCGGGCGTGCCCGGCTGCTCACCGTGTCCGGCACGCAGGGGGCCACCCAGGTGCGCGGGGAGCTGAACATCCGGCGGCTCTTCGGGATGCTCAACAGCAGCATGGCCACGGTGGAGGCCGAGCGGGACGCCGAGGGCCGGCTCACCGGATGGCTGTTCCGGGGCGGCGGCTGGGGCCACGGCGTGGGCATGTGTCAGACAGGCGCCATCGGCCGGGCGGAGGCGGGCCAGGGCTATCCGGAGATCCTTCGCTTCTACTTCAACGGGGCGGAGGTGGCCCCCATCTACTGA
- a CDS encoding right-handed parallel beta-helix repeat-containing protein: MRIPGGNGLKTRNTLVASLAACTLALGLTACGGGGGSGGGAGGSSSGGGAQPPAANTGATPKVEKTPTSPGQAPPIGVQPVENTPAAQMPAHADHAPIAEPGPQPAVSAKVMTEAPATPPANEWVVSPTGDDGAQGTAAAPLRTIAMAVGKAGPGDRIRVLAGTYAERVVLGDNARAGTPEAKITLQGEGRPKLTPGSGSGAAVQVRRANWVIDGFDIDVQSQPIFGVTFEGDVQGTVLANSELHGGTGGAGITMFNNARGPTIENNNIHDFVRNTGNKDSHGIVMQPASYDVTVRNNDIHDVSGDSVQCLGPEGFSTLPPATGLLVENNHLFSNRENAVDIKTCHDVVIRNNRMHKFQANDTAKGEALVIHYSANNVLVEDNEIYDASKGISVGGNHEGPVPQAVVVRRNRVHDITDAGGGEGTGIRLENSKGTVVVNNTVTRAKAGIILGHGTGGPTESLRVENNIVDAPVSVDVGGQAPGLKMGSNLYPASTQFMKNGQPQALDAFKAATGDTTSNGGDVTVSEAFAPSAAAQDKGQDQGQPFCGAGPDIGAVEMGC; this comes from the coding sequence ATGCGAATTCCTGGAGGCAACGGCTTGAAGACGCGAAACACCCTGGTGGCCTCCCTGGCTGCCTGCACCCTGGCGCTCGGGCTCACCGCTTGTGGCGGCGGCGGTGGTTCTGGCGGGGGCGCCGGCGGTTCCTCGAGCGGCGGCGGTGCCCAGCCCCCCGCGGCGAACACGGGGGCCACCCCCAAGGTCGAAAAGACGCCCACCAGCCCGGGCCAGGCGCCGCCCATCGGCGTGCAGCCGGTGGAGAACACGCCCGCCGCGCAGATGCCGGCGCACGCCGACCACGCGCCCATCGCGGAGCCCGGTCCCCAGCCCGCCGTCAGCGCCAAGGTCATGACGGAAGCCCCCGCCACCCCGCCCGCCAACGAGTGGGTCGTGTCGCCGACGGGAGATGACGGCGCGCAGGGCACGGCGGCCGCGCCGCTGCGCACCATCGCCATGGCGGTGGGCAAGGCTGGCCCTGGCGATCGCATCCGCGTGCTCGCGGGCACCTACGCCGAGCGCGTGGTGCTGGGCGACAACGCCAGGGCCGGCACGCCCGAAGCGAAGATCACCCTCCAGGGAGAGGGCCGCCCCAAGCTCACGCCGGGCAGCGGCTCGGGCGCCGCGGTGCAGGTGCGCCGCGCGAACTGGGTCATCGACGGGTTCGACATCGACGTGCAGTCGCAGCCCATCTTCGGCGTCACCTTCGAGGGCGACGTGCAGGGCACGGTGCTGGCCAACTCGGAGCTCCACGGCGGCACCGGCGGCGCGGGCATCACCATGTTCAACAACGCCCGCGGCCCCACCATCGAGAACAACAACATCCACGACTTCGTGCGCAACACCGGCAACAAGGACTCGCACGGCATCGTGATGCAGCCCGCGTCCTACGACGTGACGGTGCGCAACAACGACATCCACGACGTCTCCGGTGACTCCGTGCAGTGCCTGGGGCCCGAGGGCTTCAGCACCCTGCCGCCCGCCACGGGCCTGCTGGTGGAGAACAACCACCTGTTCAGCAACCGGGAGAACGCCGTGGACATCAAGACGTGCCACGACGTCGTCATCCGCAACAACCGGATGCACAAGTTCCAGGCGAACGACACGGCGAAGGGCGAGGCGCTCGTCATCCACTACTCCGCCAACAACGTGCTGGTGGAGGACAACGAAATCTACGACGCCTCCAAGGGCATCTCCGTGGGCGGCAACCACGAGGGCCCGGTGCCCCAGGCCGTCGTCGTGCGCCGCAACCGCGTGCACGACATCACCGACGCGGGCGGCGGCGAAGGCACGGGCATCCGCCTGGAGAACTCCAAGGGCACCGTGGTGGTGAACAACACCGTCACCCGCGCCAAGGCCGGCATCATCCTGGGCCACGGCACGGGCGGCCCCACGGAGTCGCTGCGCGTGGAGAACAACATCGTGGACGCCCCTGTCAGCGTGGACGTGGGCGGCCAGGCCCCCGGCCTCAAGATGGGCTCCAACCTCTACCCGGCCAGCACGCAGTTCATGAAGAACGGCCAGCCCCAGGCCCTGGACGCCTTCAAGGCCGCCACGGGGGACACCACCTCCAACGGCGGTGACGTCACGGTGTCGGAGGCCTTCGCCCCGTCGGCGGCCGCCCAGGACAAGGGCCAGGACCAGGGACAGCCCTTCTGCGGCGCCGGCCCGGACATCGGCGCGGTGGAGATGGGCTGCTAG
- the gcvH gene encoding glycine cleavage system protein GcvH encodes MSDNIPQDLKYTKEHEWARITGKTIVVGVTAHAQESLGDVVYVELPKLGATITEGKNFGVIESTKAVSDLFAPISGTVVKVNDELTGNPSLINSDPYGQGWIVEVEPSDASQVGKLLDAAAYEPLTK; translated from the coding sequence ATGTCTGACAACATCCCGCAGGACCTGAAGTACACGAAGGAGCACGAGTGGGCCCGCATCACGGGCAAGACCATCGTGGTGGGCGTCACGGCCCACGCCCAGGAGTCGCTGGGTGACGTGGTGTACGTGGAGCTGCCGAAGCTGGGCGCCACCATCACCGAGGGCAAGAACTTCGGCGTCATCGAGTCCACCAAGGCCGTGTCGGACCTCTTCGCACCCATCTCCGGCACCGTCGTGAAGGTGAACGACGAGCTCACGGGCAACCCGTCCCTCATCAACTCCGACCCGTACGGGCAGGGGTGGATCGTGGAGGTCGAGCCCTCGGACGCCAGCCAGGTGGGCAAGCTCCTGGACGCCGCCGCCTACGAGCCGCTCACCAAGTAG
- the gcvP gene encoding aminomethyl-transferring glycine dehydrogenase, with protein MSLNWKYQESFAGRHIGPETPEVKQMLSTLGVTSLDAFIESAVPPAIRSQEPLRLPAGRGENEVLAQLEAIAAKNQVFRSFIGMGYSDTHVPNVILRNIFQNPGWYTQYTPYQAEIAQGRLEALLNFQTMVTDLTGMEVANASLLDEGTAAAEAMALAMHAKGDGTGGAFFVSDSCHPQTVDVVRTRAIPLGVEVVVGDHRTVDLAQKKFFGALVQYPATDGVVHDYRAFGEKVHAAGGLFVVAADLLGLTLLTPPGEFGADAVVGSAQRFGVPLGYGGPHAAFFATKNAYTRVMPGRLIGVSEDAQGRPALRMALQTREQHIRREKATSNICTAQVLLAVMAGMYAVYHGPEGLKAIAERVHGLTVVLSRGLAKLGFKPKHDQFFDTLRVELTPPQVRGVLAAAEALKMNFRRIDEKTLGLALDETTRAKDVEDILAAFIQGANKSAAPVNLDEVAANLESPLAPELRRQSAYLTHPVFNRYHSETEMLRYVRRLEAKDLSLTHSMIPLGSCTMKLNATAEMIPVTWPQFSKLHPFAPTSQAAGYKVIFEQLEHALSQVTGFAGCSLQPNAGSQGEYAGLLVIRAYHQARGQGHRDVCLIPSSAHGTNPASAVMAGYRVVVTKCDENGNIDLGDLRAKADEHKDKLAALMVTYPSTHGVFEEEIREICSTIHERGGQVYMDGANLNAQVGLTAPGLVGADVCHINLHKTFCIPHGGGGPGMGPICVAPHLVKFLPGHPVIQTGGAEAIGAISAAPWGSASILLISWMYVQMMGGEGLTQATKLAILNANYVAERLQPHYPVLYRGKRGRVAHECIVDLRPLKKTAGVEVEDVAKRLMDYGFHAPTVSFPVAGTLMIEPTESESKAELDRFCDAMIAIRQEIRDVEEGRAPKDNNVLKNAPHTARTLTAPEWNRPYTREQAVFPTAWVRDNKFWPSVGRLNNVLGDRKLVCSCPPIEDYDTPEQKVA; from the coding sequence ATGTCCCTCAACTGGAAGTACCAGGAGTCCTTCGCCGGCCGGCACATCGGCCCGGAGACCCCTGAAGTGAAGCAGATGCTGTCCACGCTGGGCGTCACCTCGCTCGATGCCTTCATCGAGAGCGCGGTGCCCCCCGCCATCCGCTCCCAGGAGCCCCTGCGCCTGCCCGCCGGACGCGGCGAGAACGAGGTGCTGGCGCAGCTGGAGGCCATCGCGGCGAAGAACCAGGTGTTCCGGTCCTTCATCGGCATGGGCTACAGCGACACCCACGTCCCCAACGTCATCCTGCGCAACATCTTCCAGAACCCGGGCTGGTACACCCAGTACACGCCCTACCAGGCGGAGATCGCCCAGGGCCGGCTGGAGGCGCTGCTCAACTTCCAGACGATGGTGACGGACCTCACCGGCATGGAGGTGGCCAACGCCTCCCTGCTCGACGAGGGCACCGCCGCGGCGGAGGCCATGGCGCTGGCCATGCACGCCAAGGGCGACGGCACCGGCGGCGCGTTCTTCGTCTCCGACAGCTGCCACCCGCAGACGGTGGACGTGGTGCGCACGCGCGCCATCCCGCTGGGCGTGGAGGTCGTCGTGGGCGACCACCGCACGGTGGACCTGGCCCAGAAGAAGTTCTTCGGCGCGCTGGTGCAGTACCCGGCGACGGACGGCGTGGTGCACGACTACCGCGCCTTCGGTGAGAAGGTGCACGCGGCGGGCGGCCTGTTCGTCGTCGCGGCGGACCTGCTCGGCCTCACGCTGCTCACGCCCCCGGGCGAGTTCGGCGCGGACGCGGTGGTGGGCAGCGCGCAGCGCTTCGGCGTGCCGCTGGGCTACGGCGGCCCGCACGCCGCCTTCTTCGCCACGAAGAACGCCTACACCCGCGTGATGCCGGGCCGCCTCATCGGCGTGTCCGAGGACGCGCAGGGCCGGCCCGCGCTGCGCATGGCGCTGCAGACGCGCGAGCAGCACATCCGCCGCGAGAAGGCCACGAGCAACATCTGCACCGCGCAGGTGCTCCTGGCCGTGATGGCCGGCATGTACGCCGTCTACCACGGGCCGGAGGGGCTCAAGGCCATCGCGGAGCGCGTGCACGGGCTCACGGTGGTGCTGTCGCGGGGCCTGGCGAAGCTGGGCTTCAAGCCGAAGCATGATCAGTTCTTCGACACGCTGCGCGTGGAGCTGACGCCTCCCCAGGTCAGGGGCGTGCTGGCCGCCGCCGAAGCGTTGAAGATGAACTTCCGTCGCATCGACGAGAAGACGCTGGGCCTGGCGCTGGACGAGACGACGCGCGCCAAGGACGTGGAGGACATCCTCGCGGCCTTCATCCAGGGCGCGAACAAGTCCGCGGCCCCGGTGAACCTGGACGAGGTGGCCGCGAACCTGGAGAGCCCGCTCGCCCCCGAGCTGCGCCGCCAGAGCGCGTACCTCACGCACCCGGTCTTCAACCGCTACCACTCCGAGACGGAGATGCTGCGGTACGTGCGCCGGCTGGAGGCGAAGGACCTGTCCCTCACGCACTCCATGATTCCGCTGGGCAGCTGCACCATGAAGCTCAACGCCACCGCGGAGATGATCCCGGTGACGTGGCCCCAGTTCAGCAAGCTGCACCCGTTCGCGCCCACGTCGCAGGCGGCCGGCTACAAGGTCATCTTCGAGCAGCTGGAGCACGCGCTGTCTCAGGTCACGGGCTTCGCCGGGTGCTCGCTGCAGCCCAACGCGGGCAGCCAGGGTGAGTACGCGGGCCTGCTCGTCATCCGCGCCTACCACCAGGCGCGCGGGCAGGGGCACCGCGACGTGTGCCTCATCCCGTCCTCCGCGCACGGCACCAACCCGGCCTCCGCGGTGATGGCCGGCTACCGTGTCGTCGTCACCAAGTGCGACGAGAACGGCAACATCGACCTGGGTGACCTGCGCGCCAAGGCGGACGAGCACAAGGACAAGCTCGCCGCGCTGATGGTGACGTACCCGTCCACGCACGGCGTGTTCGAGGAGGAGATCCGCGAGATCTGCTCCACCATCCACGAGCGCGGCGGCCAGGTGTACATGGACGGCGCCAACCTCAACGCGCAGGTGGGCCTCACCGCGCCGGGGCTGGTGGGCGCGGACGTCTGCCACATCAACCTGCACAAGACGTTCTGCATCCCGCACGGCGGTGGCGGCCCGGGCATGGGCCCCATCTGCGTGGCGCCCCACCTGGTGAAGTTCCTCCCCGGACACCCGGTCATCCAGACGGGCGGGGCGGAGGCCATCGGCGCCATCTCCGCGGCGCCGTGGGGCAGCGCCAGCATCCTGCTCATCTCCTGGATGTACGTGCAGATGATGGGCGGCGAGGGCCTGACGCAGGCCACGAAGCTGGCCATCCTCAACGCCAACTACGTCGCGGAGCGGCTCCAGCCGCACTACCCGGTGCTCTACCGGGGCAAGCGCGGCCGGGTGGCCCACGAGTGCATCGTGGACCTGCGCCCGCTCAAGAAGACCGCGGGCGTGGAGGTGGAGGACGTGGCCAAGCGCCTGATGGACTACGGCTTCCACGCGCCCACCGTGTCGTTCCCGGTGGCGGGCACGCTGATGATCGAGCCCACGGAGTCCGAGTCCAAGGCGGAGCTGGACCGCTTCTGCGACGCGATGATCGCCATCCGCCAGGAGATCCGCGACGTGGAGGAGGGCCGCGCGCCCAAGGACAACAACGTCCTGAAGAACGCGCCGCACACCGCGCGCACCCTCACCGCGCCGGAGTGGAACCGCCCGTACACCCGTGAGCAGGCCGTGTTCCCCACGGCGTGGGTGCGTGACAACAAGTTCTGGCCGTCCGTGGGACGCCTGAACAACGTGCTCGGGGACCGGAAGCTCGTGTGCTCGTGCCCGCCCATCGAGGACTACGACACGCCCGAGCAGAAGGTCGCTTAA
- a CDS encoding acyl-CoA dehydrogenase family protein, which translates to MLQGHGVFQEEHDAFRRTVRAVVDKELRPFAAEWEAREEFPRELFTRFGELGFLGLKYPEAYGGTAAGELYEAVLLEELGRCGSGGVAAGLGGQFTIATGPVHLFGTEAQKQRWLAPAIRGEKVGALGITEPDAGSDVAGLRTTARRDGDHYVVNGSKTYITNGVRADFVVLAVKTDPSRGHKGLSMLVVERGTPGFSVGRKLQKVGWRASDTAELFFEDCRVPAENLLGVENQGFSQIMGNFQWERLSLALGAVGAMDDMLETVLEHVKQRRAFGQTLAGFQVVRHKLADLYTARECARQLTYHALRLHVAGEYAVAQTSMAKKVATETCCRVADECLQLHGGAGYMMEYDIQRHWRDARLGPIGGGTSEVMNEIIAKQLGL; encoded by the coding sequence ATGCTGCAGGGCCATGGGGTCTTCCAGGAAGAGCACGACGCCTTCCGGCGTACCGTCCGGGCGGTGGTGGACAAGGAGCTGCGCCCGTTCGCCGCCGAGTGGGAGGCCCGCGAGGAGTTCCCCCGGGAGCTGTTCACCCGCTTTGGCGAGCTGGGCTTCCTGGGCCTGAAGTACCCGGAGGCCTACGGGGGCACGGCCGCCGGAGAGCTGTACGAGGCGGTGCTGCTGGAGGAGCTGGGCCGCTGCGGCTCCGGCGGAGTGGCCGCGGGGCTGGGCGGGCAGTTCACCATCGCCACCGGCCCCGTGCACCTGTTCGGCACGGAGGCCCAGAAGCAGCGCTGGCTGGCCCCCGCCATCCGGGGGGAGAAGGTGGGCGCCCTGGGCATCACCGAACCGGACGCCGGCTCGGACGTGGCGGGGCTGCGCACCACCGCCCGCCGCGACGGCGACCACTACGTCGTCAACGGCTCCAAGACGTACATCACCAACGGGGTGCGGGCGGACTTCGTGGTGCTGGCGGTGAAGACCGACCCGTCGCGCGGCCACAAGGGCCTGTCCATGCTGGTGGTGGAGCGGGGCACGCCGGGCTTCAGCGTGGGGCGCAAGCTCCAAAAGGTGGGCTGGCGCGCGTCCGACACCGCGGAGCTCTTCTTCGAGGACTGCCGCGTGCCGGCGGAGAACCTGCTGGGCGTGGAGAACCAGGGCTTCTCGCAGATCATGGGCAACTTCCAGTGGGAGCGCCTGTCGCTCGCGCTGGGCGCGGTGGGCGCCATGGACGACATGCTGGAGACGGTGCTGGAGCACGTGAAGCAGCGCCGCGCCTTCGGGCAGACGCTGGCCGGCTTCCAGGTGGTGCGCCACAAGCTGGCGGACCTCTACACGGCCCGTGAATGCGCGCGACAGCTCACCTACCACGCGCTGCGCCTGCACGTGGCCGGCGAGTACGCCGTCGCGCAGACCTCCATGGCCAAGAAGGTCGCGACGGAGACGTGCTGCCGCGTGGCCGACGAGTGCCTCCAGCTCCACGGCGGCGCGGGCTACATGATGGAGTACGACATCCAGCGTCATTGGCGCGACGCGCGGCTGGGCCCCATCGGCGGCGGCACCAGCGAGGTGATGAACGAGATCATCGCCAAGCAGTTGGGGCTCTGA
- a CDS encoding cation diffusion facilitator family transporter, which produces MEAPLVDRSAALQERNRKVRFVLLAILVANWVVAVAKLVFGLMAQSASVTADGLHSFIDGGSNVLGLVAMGVASRPADADHPYGHGKFEALASLGIGAMIGVGMLELGRMAFDSLLHDKHPTVSVTMAAVMVLTLVINLAVTRVERHYGQKYKSSLLLADAQHTLSDVFVTIAVLISIGLVALGFPRADGLVALAVMLFVAWVAYGIVRQAVGILSDTARLDPAQVSQRTLAVAGVRSCRDVRSRGMEESVYVDLKIEVDPQLTTAQAHEVADKVEQTLHDAYPQVVDVVVHVEPAKAR; this is translated from the coding sequence GTGGAAGCCCCCCTCGTCGACCGCAGCGCCGCGCTCCAGGAGCGCAACCGGAAGGTCCGCTTCGTCCTGCTGGCCATCCTCGTGGCCAACTGGGTGGTGGCCGTCGCGAAGCTCGTCTTCGGCCTCATGGCCCAGTCCGCGTCGGTGACGGCGGACGGGCTGCACTCGTTCATTGACGGCGGCTCCAACGTGCTGGGGCTCGTCGCCATGGGCGTCGCGTCGCGGCCGGCGGACGCGGACCACCCCTACGGCCACGGCAAATTCGAAGCGCTCGCGTCGCTGGGCATCGGCGCGATGATTGGCGTGGGCATGCTGGAGCTGGGGCGCATGGCGTTCGACTCGCTCCTGCACGACAAGCACCCCACGGTGTCCGTGACGATGGCGGCGGTGATGGTCCTCACGCTCGTCATCAACCTGGCCGTCACCCGCGTGGAGCGGCACTACGGGCAGAAGTACAAGAGCTCGCTGCTGCTCGCGGACGCGCAGCACACGCTGTCGGACGTGTTCGTGACCATCGCGGTGCTCATCTCCATCGGCCTGGTGGCGCTGGGCTTCCCCCGCGCGGACGGGCTGGTGGCGCTGGCCGTGATGCTCTTCGTCGCGTGGGTGGCCTACGGCATCGTCCGGCAGGCGGTGGGCATCCTCTCCGACACCGCGCGCCTGGACCCGGCGCAGGTGTCCCAGCGCACGCTGGCGGTGGCCGGCGTGCGCTCGTGCCGCGACGTGCGCAGCCGGGGCATGGAGGAGAGCGTCTACGTGGACCTGAAGATCGAGGTCGACCCGCAGCTCACCACCGCGCAGGCCCACGAGGTCGCGGACAAGGTGGAGCAGACGCTGCACGACGCCTACCCCCAGGTGGTGGACGTGGTGGTGCACGTGGAGCCCGCGAAGGCCCGCTAG